Proteins encoded together in one Impatiens glandulifera chromosome 1, dImpGla2.1, whole genome shotgun sequence window:
- the LOC124944237 gene encoding cysteine proteinase inhibitor 1-like, giving the protein MASQIHHHSKQFILIVLMFSLFYFTVDSTSRVGWSPISNPNKPKFVVIGKFAVSEHNTEAKTNLTFVNVVKGDIEVTDGAVTVTEYRLVIAAKDGGAVSNYKVLVSEEGEFQLRKLSYFTKL; this is encoded by the coding sequence ATGGCTTCCCAAATTCATCATCATTCTAAACAATTCATTCTCATTGTATTAATGTTCTCTCTATTTTATTTCACGGTTGATTCGACTAGCCGTGTTGGATGGTCGCCAATCAGTAACCCCAATAAACCGAAATTTGTGGTGATTGGAAAGTTCGCGGTATCAGAGCACAACACTGAAGCCAAGACAAATCTTACGTTCGTTAATGTGGTGAAAGGAGACATTGAAGTGACTGACGGTGCCGTTACCGTTACCGAATATCGCCTTGTGATCGCAGCCAAAGATGGAGGTGCCGTTAGTAATTATAAGGTCCTTGTTTCAGAGGAAGGAGAGTTTCAATTACGTAAACTAAGTTATTTTACCAAATTGTAG
- the LOC124944105 gene encoding cysteine proteinase inhibitor 1-like, which yields MASQIHHHSKQFILIVLMFSLFYFTVDSTSRVGWSPISNPNKPKFVVIGKFAVSEHNTEAKTNLTFVNVVKGDIEVTDGAVTVTEYRLVIAAKDGGVVSNYKVLVSEEGEFQLRKLSYFTKL from the coding sequence ATGGCTTCCCAAATTCATCATCATTCTAAACAATTCATTCTCATTGTGTTAATGTTCTCTCTATTTTATTTCACGGTTGATTCGACTAGCCGTGTTGGATGGTCGCCAATCAGTAACCCCAATAAACCGAAATTTGTGGTGATTGGAAAGTTCGCGGTATCAGAGCACAACACTGAAGCCAAGACAAATCTTACGTTCGTTAATGTGGTGAAAGGAGACATTGAAGTGACTGACGGTGCCGTTACCGTTACCGAATATCGCCTTGTGATCGCAGCCAAAGATGGAGGTGTCGTTAGTAATTATAAGGTCCTTGTTTCAGAGGAAGGAGAGTTTCAATTACGTAAACTAAGTTATTTTACCAAATTGTAG
- the LOC124944477 gene encoding cysteine proteinase inhibitor 1-like → MASQIHHHSKQFILIVLMFSLFYFTVDSTSRVGWSPISNPNKPKFVVIGKFAVSEHNTEAKTNLKFVNVVKGDIEVTDGAVTVTEYRLVIAAKDGGAVSNYKVLVSEEGEFQLRKLSYFTKL, encoded by the coding sequence ATGGCTTCCCAAATTCATCATCATTCTAAACAATTCATTCTCATTGTATTAATGTTCTCTCTATTTTATTTCACGGTTGATTCGACTAGCCGTGTTGGATGGTCGCCAATTAGTAACCCCAATAAACCGAAATTTGTGGTGATTGGAAAGTTCGCGGTATCAGAGCACAACACTGAAGCCAAGACAAATCTTAAGTTCGTTAATGTGGTGAAAGGAGACATTGAAGTGACTGACGGTGCCGTTACCGTTACCGAATATCGCCTTGTGATCGCAGCCAAAGATGGAGGTGCCGTTAGTAATTATAAGGTCCTTGTTTCAGAGGAAGGAGAGTTTCAATTACGTAAACTAAGTTATTTTACCAAATTGTAG